In Candidatus Binatus sp., a genomic segment contains:
- a CDS encoding adenosine-specific kinase — MQLSSVEISKPTDSNVIVGQAHFIKTVEDVYEALVQAVPGIKFGLAFCEASGPCLIRRTGTDPALEQSAVEAAAAIGAGHVFVVILGNAFPVNVLNQIKSVSEVCTVFCATANRLRVIVAEDAGGRGVVGVIDGGSPKGVESGGDQAERRAMLRRFGYKQ, encoded by the coding sequence ATGCAACTGAGTAGCGTCGAAATCTCGAAACCAACGGACTCCAACGTGATCGTCGGACAGGCGCACTTCATCAAAACCGTCGAGGACGTTTACGAGGCTCTCGTGCAGGCGGTGCCGGGAATCAAGTTCGGGCTGGCGTTCTGCGAGGCGTCGGGCCCATGCCTGATTCGGCGCACCGGCACCGACCCGGCGCTGGAACAGTCGGCGGTCGAAGCGGCGGCGGCAATCGGGGCGGGACACGTGTTCGTGGTGATTCTTGGCAACGCATTTCCGGTCAACGTGCTCAATCAGATCAAGTCCGTGAGCGAGGTATGTACAGTCTTTTGCGCGACCGCGAACCGGCTGCGCGTGATCGTGGCGGAGGACGCAGGCGGACGCGGCGTCGTTGGGGTGATCGACGGCGGTTCGCCCAAGGGGGTCGAGAGCGGCGGCGATCAGGCCGAGCGGCGCGCGATGCTGCGGCGATTCGGCTACAAGCAATAA